One segment of Alistipes finegoldii DSM 17242 DNA contains the following:
- a CDS encoding YecA family protein — translation MSKKIGRNEPCPCGSGKKYKHCCMQKEQAIGILPVANHALWPSSWLDVPKTIAYLSNHAVPPILDYLIAMQLNPQNRGKNIRIEHLLQIAVANLGKSSQIPDISEFKSIIDQEFSFDLMEDMPINMFAEPVVFYGGNYTFFPGISTHATEIFRSMTEAIFNKRNIFTEAFRNEIYDGVLFMLELSKLLSTQAGISGLVRGNETPRETLNEPKTSQSFVINLPTMTELIHRNRLNPNVLKSFLLEVNATDILTQDAEKNPLLYRPIVEFDNNFYFAGISSQGCAINNFILKTALKHRCLEELVKQTHYGVWMRIGRSCIEQLRWVQNSMDEILAPVEGYYEDVFRIDVNWLAYVCYAHDLARNVAIDGNESFNNRDLSQHLQKRIDTIRNDKRSKDDHILTLVLYSTMGETYRFAMKKQNGTDYFLQFSAYDFLQLIQTEKWDSLSLVRYARSKENVSSLETPLNQSLDVYAIYKHYGESFYMTDNTPSDMLYIEPNDGCDLIFKSKDQLYFHGTLKRLNGQYAYIPVIRDLDYAAIFKPVHSGFNAKSCESYSIPVWVSCYQEEKQGINPSSISDTVITAVAYWMDTLQPAIADMISQRYEHSVEIELVFSEKVLADKGIHYDDDIKPTQGGNLNVSKTEGGVSVTFDDDYIHSFMGAGNESERNMMRCIIKKLLEIDEETACQIIDTRIPFGQAKMILMMEQSLNPLSIPLWLYTPIYIHAATSQLLQDKFPQWMKEKGHDIAGKLNTKTEKEDFLHKGVDVLLNELDKRLSSFDTLWLLRMLMQNHETLVYQREHNRVLQPAQILCFGENESKRKEFFDTERRLADAGISTRAMIEYIAATQYRGGGVKPGNDDVESLLAIMNEVISIGGICDAIHLDVANHTIEKLGSGRYGIYDDVFSDNVGEFAATRTIESVNGQIEDFESKMARMAVRPDTKEKNKDAELEEIDVAFLEDWGVSYSNILQFLYVCYIIAMKQQKSVIEMEESQLIKAMQEHCTELTEDLAKKCIIRLSLDKRENYLTPPVGLAGKDIFPWSYNRELSYLRRPVIRYQYDDGTVMCMFGFRSCIQAGIQLSDLLYSGRLRYVGRKIETLLGKFEAIKGAAFNDEVRSFLAKIPIMRVWEHDVTIKSGGYFAADKDYGDIDVMAYDTSRDILYLIECKNTNPAKNIKEMKTEMDEYLGRGDNPERDKKRALVLKHLRRHRWVTEHINEVAKHIGVAVTPRVKSMMLTATVIPTSYLKREKIPMSILNYPELKIKGVNLLDSCKEPDLSVLDI, via the coding sequence ATGTCAAAGAAGATAGGTCGTAATGAGCCTTGCCCTTGTGGCAGCGGCAAGAAATATAAGCATTGTTGTATGCAAAAGGAACAGGCAATAGGAATATTGCCAGTAGCAAATCATGCTTTGTGGCCATCTTCTTGGCTTGATGTACCAAAAACGATAGCGTATTTAAGTAATCATGCAGTCCCTCCCATATTGGACTATTTGATAGCAATGCAACTTAATCCACAAAATCGAGGGAAGAATATCCGAATTGAGCACCTTTTGCAAATAGCAGTTGCGAATCTCGGAAAGAGTAGCCAGATTCCTGACATCAGTGAGTTCAAGAGTATAATTGACCAAGAGTTCTCATTTGATCTTATGGAAGACATGCCGATTAACATGTTTGCCGAACCTGTAGTGTTTTATGGAGGCAATTACACATTCTTTCCTGGCATCTCGACACATGCGACAGAAATTTTCCGTTCAATGACAGAAGCCATATTCAATAAAAGAAATATATTTACGGAAGCTTTCCGTAATGAAATTTATGATGGAGTACTCTTCATGCTTGAACTGAGCAAGCTTTTGTCAACCCAAGCAGGGATAAGTGGCTTAGTACGCGGAAATGAGACCCCTCGCGAGACGCTTAACGAACCAAAAACTAGCCAATCTTTTGTTATTAATTTGCCGACAATGACAGAACTCATTCATCGGAATAGGCTGAATCCAAATGTTTTGAAATCATTTTTGTTAGAAGTTAATGCTACTGATATACTAACCCAAGATGCAGAAAAGAATCCGTTGTTATACAGACCAATCGTTGAGTTTGACAATAACTTCTACTTTGCCGGAATTTCCAGTCAAGGCTGTGCCATTAACAACTTTATCTTAAAAACAGCTCTAAAACATCGTTGTCTTGAAGAACTAGTAAAACAGACCCATTATGGTGTCTGGATGCGCATCGGGCGTTCCTGTATAGAACAGCTGCGCTGGGTACAAAATTCAATGGATGAAATACTTGCTCCTGTTGAAGGCTATTACGAAGATGTATTCCGCATTGATGTCAACTGGCTTGCATACGTGTGCTATGCTCATGATTTAGCCCGTAATGTAGCCATAGATGGCAATGAGAGTTTCAACAATCGAGATCTCAGCCAACATTTACAAAAACGTATTGATACCATCAGAAATGATAAAAGGTCGAAAGATGACCATATCCTGACGCTTGTTCTGTATTCTACAATGGGGGAGACATACAGATTTGCCATGAAAAAGCAAAATGGAACTGACTATTTTCTTCAATTCTCTGCTTATGATTTCTTACAACTGATACAGACTGAGAAATGGGACAGCTTGAGTCTTGTTCGTTATGCTCGGTCCAAAGAGAACGTATCATCTCTCGAGACTCCTCTGAATCAATCTCTCGATGTATATGCTATATATAAGCATTATGGTGAAAGTTTCTATATGACAGACAACACACCATCAGACATGCTTTATATTGAGCCAAATGATGGATGTGATCTCATATTCAAAAGTAAAGATCAACTGTATTTCCACGGAACGCTGAAGAGATTAAATGGACAGTATGCTTATATACCAGTGATACGTGATCTCGACTATGCGGCAATTTTTAAGCCTGTCCATTCAGGTTTCAATGCCAAGAGTTGTGAATCTTATAGTATTCCTGTGTGGGTAAGTTGTTATCAAGAAGAAAAACAGGGAATAAATCCATCCTCTATTTCCGATACTGTAATAACAGCTGTTGCATACTGGATGGATACTTTACAACCAGCCATAGCCGATATGATCAGCCAACGCTATGAGCACTCCGTAGAAATAGAACTTGTCTTCAGTGAAAAGGTCTTGGCCGATAAAGGGATACACTATGATGACGACATAAAGCCTACGCAAGGAGGAAATCTTAACGTATCCAAGACAGAAGGCGGAGTTTCCGTTACATTTGATGATGATTATATCCATTCTTTTATGGGAGCTGGCAATGAGAGTGAGCGCAACATGATGCGTTGTATCATAAAAAAACTCCTGGAAATAGACGAAGAGACTGCATGCCAAATTATTGATACTCGCATCCCCTTTGGTCAAGCAAAGATGATTCTGATGATGGAGCAGTCACTCAACCCCCTGTCAATACCCTTGTGGCTTTATACTCCTATCTATATTCATGCCGCCACCAGCCAACTACTACAAGACAAATTCCCACAGTGGATGAAGGAGAAAGGTCATGATATAGCAGGTAAACTCAATACAAAAACTGAAAAAGAAGACTTCCTCCACAAAGGAGTAGATGTGCTCCTTAATGAACTTGATAAACGCCTATCATCATTTGATACATTGTGGTTGCTGCGTATGCTCATGCAGAATCACGAGACATTGGTTTATCAGCGAGAGCATAACAGAGTCTTACAACCCGCACAGATTCTTTGTTTTGGAGAAAATGAGTCAAAACGTAAAGAATTCTTCGATACAGAAAGACGACTTGCTGATGCTGGAATATCTACCCGTGCTATGATAGAATATATAGCTGCGACACAGTATCGTGGCGGTGGTGTTAAACCAGGCAATGATGATGTAGAAAGCCTGTTAGCTATCATGAACGAAGTGATATCCATTGGTGGTATATGTGACGCCATACATTTAGATGTAGCTAATCATACCATTGAGAAATTAGGCTCTGGACGTTATGGTATCTACGATGATGTTTTTTCCGACAATGTAGGAGAGTTTGCAGCAACGCGCACTATTGAGAGTGTAAATGGGCAAATCGAAGATTTCGAGAGTAAGATGGCCAGGATGGCAGTACGTCCAGATACAAAAGAAAAAAACAAGGATGCAGAACTCGAGGAGATAGATGTGGCATTCTTAGAGGATTGGGGAGTATCATATTCTAACATCTTGCAGTTCCTTTATGTTTGTTACATCATAGCTATGAAGCAGCAGAAGTCTGTTATTGAGATGGAAGAGTCTCAACTCATCAAAGCTATGCAGGAGCATTGTACAGAACTAACTGAAGATTTAGCAAAGAAATGTATCATTCGCCTTTCTTTGGATAAACGGGAAAACTACCTCACTCCGCCAGTAGGATTAGCGGGCAAGGATATCTTCCCTTGGTCATACAATAGGGAATTAAGTTATCTGCGTCGCCCAGTGATTCGTTATCAATATGATGATGGCACAGTTATGTGCATGTTTGGGTTCCGCTCCTGTATTCAAGCCGGCATTCAGCTATCTGACTTGCTTTATTCTGGTCGCTTACGTTATGTGGGAAGGAAGATAGAAACCTTGCTTGGAAAATTTGAGGCTATAAAAGGGGCTGCGTTCAATGACGAGGTACGCTCTTTTTTGGCAAAGATACCAATAATGCGAGTATGGGAACATGATGTCACTATCAAATCTGGAGGTTATTTTGCGGCAGATAAAGATTATGGCGATATTGATGTGATGGCTTATGATACATCACGTGATATACTCTACTTGATAGAATGTAAGAATACCAATCCAGCCAAGAATATTAAGGAAATGAAAACCGAGATGGATGAATATCTTGGTCGTGGTGATAATCCCGAGAGAGACAAGAAGAGAGCTCTTGTTCTTAAACATTTGCGTCGTCATCGCTGGGTAACGGAGCATATTAATGAAGTTGCGAAACACATTGGTGTAGCAGTTACACCCCGAGTAAAGTCAATGATGCTGACAGCTACAGTAATACCAACATCCTATCTCAAAAGAGAGAAAATACCAATGTCAATTCTGAATTACCCTGAATTAAAGATAAAGGGCGTGAATTTACTAGATTCGTGCAAAGAACCAGATTTAAGCGTACTTGATATATGA